The Solenopsis invicta isolate M01_SB chromosome 12, UNIL_Sinv_3.0, whole genome shotgun sequence genome window below encodes:
- the LOC105198302 gene encoding ras GTPase-activating protein 3 isoform X1 has protein sequence MAEETRLVRVEERLRIKIGEAKNLQSRSHGSPATRDVYCTLSLDQEEIFRTTTMERTLNPFFGEEFQFEVPRKFRYLGIYVYDRDRHLKQDKILGKVAIKREDLATYHNKEHWFPLKPVDADSEVQGKTHLELALQPQVEHAQPKLTVRIIECSELTIKNGSCDPFATVTVIYSNGKQISKRTKVKKKTASPYFNETFVFEPELTETRDKDVSHYSIEGAEVGEVVVGLWHASPGMGEQPVFLGEVRVTLKGLQKQPTSTTTAWYFLQPRAAKHRPSKISSNSTPPGTLPGLGSLRLKIHYVADHVFPSEMYDRLKCLLLQSVNVQPITSSAVYILGEIVASKMEAAQPLVRVLVHHGQLVSVMRALASHEISKLTDPTTIFRGNTLVSKMMDEGMRLSGLHYLHSTLRPAMEQVFLEKKPCEIDPTRVKDGNTTEMNLTNLKEYVERVFTAITTSGVRCPPLMCEMFWCLRELAATHFPKNKEVRYSVISGFIFLRFFAPAILGPRLFDITTEQIDSQTNRTLTLISKTIQSLGNLVSCRGGAGSVCKEEYMECVYREFYTERHIQAVKQFLELISTSSNSSGITKQRPTVLQEQPVVLKEGIYFLFMHTTDCNKRVMIKRAQGRKRFGRKNFKQRYFRLTTHDLTYSKTKGKEPLCKIPLEEILAVERLHEDSFKMKNMFQIIQPQRALYVQASNCVEEKEWIDILTKICQTNSNRLEKYHPSAYINGHWLCCRAVAEIAPGCSQVSPGIEAGLRMVLDPDRDLQRIHSLIFTNMPRLETLMNACECQAVYGASDICVIPDGGSPIEDVPSCFKTLNTLREAAYALQREHRAYFRRLARDTKYGSKQAPIGDDNYLHLASRAGFDNQLAKRMYEDSLNQRSIETEHYDTGLSRKIVENQRYDETFRKCLDSDSINRRYENENNLLRGYENNSDTIRSIQNDLRKFDHSLNNTLRSDKSERNANENMENHKRLDSTSLLTADSINLSGTLSRKLANYDNTRVLSECTLTRRLQDDVPDISCNSMSERGNH, from the exons ATGGCCGAGGAGACGCGCCTAGTCCGCGTTGAAGAGAGACTAAGGATTAAAATCG GAGAGGCAAAGAACCTTCAAAGTCGAAGTCATGGATCTCCAGCTACACGAGATGTTTACTGCACGCTATCACTGGATCAGGAGGAAATATTTAGAACGACGACTATGGAAAGAACCCTCAA tcCATTTTTTGGAGAGGAGTTTCAATTTGAAGTACCCAGAAAATTTCGGTACCTTGGCATTTATGTATACGATAGAGATAGACACTTAAAGCAGGATAAAATTTTGGGAAAGGTAGCAATAAAGAGGGAAGATTTAGCTACATATCATAATAAAGAACATTGGTTTCCTTTAAAACCAGTCGATGCTGATTCTGAGGTCCAAGGCAAGACACATTTAGAACTTGCTTTGCAACCGCAAGTCGAACACGCTCAGCCTAAACTTACAGTAAG GATAATAGAGTGTAGTGAATTAACCATTAAAAATGGTAGCTGTGATCCCTTTGCAACTGTTACAGTCATCTATAGTAATGGTAAACAAATATCAAAACGcacaaaagttaaaaagaaaactgcATCTCCATATTTTAACGAAACATTTGTATTTGAG CCAGAATTAACCGAGACCAGAGACAAAGATGTCTCTCATTATTCTATTGAAGGAGCTGAAGTTGGAGAAGTAGTTGTTGGTTTGTGGCACGCATCTCCTGGTATGGGAGAACAACCGGTGTTCCTTGGCGAAGTCCGAGTTACATTAAAAGGATTACAAAAACAGCCAACTAGTACAACAACCGCATG GTATTTTTTACAACCTAGAGCAGCAAAACATCGTCCAAGTAAAATTTCGAGTAATTCAACACCACCTGGTACGTTACCAGGTTTGGGATCTTTACGTTTGAAGATTCATTATGTAGCCGATCACGTCTTCCCATCTGAAATGTATGATAGACTTAAGTGTCTATTATTACAAAGTGTCAATGTTCAGCCGATAACGTCATCTGCTGTTTACATACTGGGTGAAATTGTAGCTAGTAAAATGGAAGCTGCGCAACCATTAGTTCGAGTATTGGTGCATCATGGACAGTTGGTGTCTGTAATGCGAGCACTTGCTAGTCATGAAATTTCTAAATTGAC tgATCCAACGACCATTTTTCGCGGTAATACATTAGTGAGCAAAATGATGGACGAAGGCATGAGATTATCAGGTCTTCATTATTTGCATAGTACTCTTAGACCCGCAATGGAACAAGTCTTTCTTGAAAAAAAGCCATGTGAAATAGACCCAACTCGAGTAAAAGATGGCAATACAACAGAGATGAATTTGACCAATTTAAAg gaaTATGTTGAAAGAGTATTTACAGCTATAACCACGTCGGGAGTGCGATGTCCGCCTTTAATGTGCGAAATGTTCTGGTGTTTGAGAGAACTCGCTGCGACTCACTTTCCAAAAAATAAGGAAGTGAGATACTCGGTGATAAGTGGATTTAtctttttacgattttttgCTCCTGCAATATTGGGTCCAAGACTATTTGATATTACTACTGAACaaatt gaTTCACAGACCAATAGaacattaacattaatatcTAAGACGATTCAAAGTCTCGGAAATTTAGTGTCTTGCAGAGGTGGCGCAGGTAGCGTATGCAAAGAAGAATACATGGAATGTGTGTACCG agaatTTTATACGGAAAGACATATACAAGCGGTCAAGCAATTTCTAGAGTTGATATCGACTAGCAGTAATAGTAGCGGTATTACAAAACAACGTCCAACGGTATTGCAAGAACAACCAGTGGTACTCAAAGAAGg AATATACTTTCTCTTTATGCATACTACTGATTGTAATAAGAG aGTAATGATTAAACGAGCACAAGGCAGAAAACGATTTGGTCGTAAGAATTTCAAGCAGAGATATTTTAGACTTACCACGCATGATTTGACATATTCTAAAACTAAAG GTAAAGAGCCTTTGTGTAAGATACCATTGGAAGAAATTTTAGCGGTGGAAAGACTTCACGAAGATTCCTTCAAgatgaaaaatatgtttcaaattATTCAACCACAAAGGGCATTGTATGTTCAAGCTAGTAATTGCGTAGAAGAAAAGGAATGGATTGACATTCTTACAAAAATATGTCAAACGAATAGTAATCGCTTGGAAAAATATCATCCAAGTGCATACATCAATGGCCATTGGCTTTG TTGCCGGGCAGTTGCTGAAATTGCACCAGGATGCAGTCAAGTGTCGCCAGGTATAGAGGCTGGACTGCGAATGGTCTTGGATCCGGATCGCGATTTGCAGAGAATACATTCATTAATCTTTACAAATATGCCACGTCTCGAGACATTGATGAATGCATGTGAATGCCAGGCGGTTTATGGCGCTAGCGATATATGTGTTATTCCGGACGGTGGATCGCCCATAGAAGATGTACCTTCGTGTTTCAAGACTTTAAACACACTTAGAGAAGCTGCATACGCGTTACAGCGTGAACATAGAGCCTACTTTAGAAGACTGGCACGTGACACCAAATACGGCAGCAA ACAAGCTCCCATCGGTGATGACAACTACCTCCACTTAGCTAGTAGAGCAGGATTCGATAATCAGTTAGCAAAGCGAATGTACGAGGATAGTCTAAATCAACGGTCCATAGAGACGGAACATTACGACACGGGATTATCTAGAAAAATTGTCGAGAATCAAAGATACGACGAAACATTCAGAAAGTGTCTTGATTCCGATTCCATTAATCGTAGGTATGAAAATGAAAACAACTTATTGCGGGGATACGAAAACAATAGTGATACTATCAGAAGTATCCAAAATGATCTCAGAAAATTTGATCATAGTTTAAACAACACATTAAGATCTGATAAATCGGAGAGAAACGCTAATGAAAATATGGAAAATCACAAAAGGCTAGATAGCACTAGTCTACTAACGGCAGATAGTATTAATTTGTCAGGTACATTATCGCGAAAATTGGCTAATTATGACAACACCAGAGTGCTGAGTGAATGCACATTGACAAGACGATTACAAGATGATGTCCCTGACATATCTTGTAATTCGATGAGTGAGCGTGGCAATCATTAA
- the LOC105198302 gene encoding ras GTPase-activating protein 3 isoform X2 — translation MAEETRLVRVEERLRIKIGEAKNLQSRSHGSPATRDVYCTLSLDQEEIFRTTTMERTLNPFFGEEFQFEVPRKFRYLGIYVYDRDRHLKQDKILGKVAIKREDLATYHNKEHWFPLKPVDADSEVQGKTHLELALQPQVEHAQPKLTVRIIECSELTIKNGSCDPFATVTVIYSNGKQISKRTKVKKKTASPYFNETFVFEPELTETRDKDVSHYSIEGAEVGEVVVGLWHASPGMGEQPVFLGEVRVTLKGLQKQPTSTTTAWYFLQPRAAKHRPSKISSNSTPPGTLPGLGSLRLKIHYVADHVFPSEMYDRLKCLLLQSVNVQPITSSAVYILGEIVASKMEAAQPLVRVLVHHGQLVSVMRALASHEISKLTDPTTIFRGNTLVSKMMDEGMRLSGLHYLHSTLRPAMEQVFLEKKPCEIDPTRVKDGNTTEMNLTNLKEYVERVFTAITTSGVRCPPLMCEMFWCLRELAATHFPKNKEVRYSVISGFIFLRFFAPAILGPRLFDITTEQIDSQTNRTLTLISKTIQSLGNLVSCRGGAGSVCKEEYMECVYREFYTERHIQAVKQFLELISTSSNSSGITKQRPTVLQEQPVVLKEGVMIKRAQGRKRFGRKNFKQRYFRLTTHDLTYSKTKGKEPLCKIPLEEILAVERLHEDSFKMKNMFQIIQPQRALYVQASNCVEEKEWIDILTKICQTNSNRLEKYHPSAYINGHWLCCRAVAEIAPGCSQVSPGIEAGLRMVLDPDRDLQRIHSLIFTNMPRLETLMNACECQAVYGASDICVIPDGGSPIEDVPSCFKTLNTLREAAYALQREHRAYFRRLARDTKYGSKQAPIGDDNYLHLASRAGFDNQLAKRMYEDSLNQRSIETEHYDTGLSRKIVENQRYDETFRKCLDSDSINRRYENENNLLRGYENNSDTIRSIQNDLRKFDHSLNNTLRSDKSERNANENMENHKRLDSTSLLTADSINLSGTLSRKLANYDNTRVLSECTLTRRLQDDVPDISCNSMSERGNH, via the exons ATGGCCGAGGAGACGCGCCTAGTCCGCGTTGAAGAGAGACTAAGGATTAAAATCG GAGAGGCAAAGAACCTTCAAAGTCGAAGTCATGGATCTCCAGCTACACGAGATGTTTACTGCACGCTATCACTGGATCAGGAGGAAATATTTAGAACGACGACTATGGAAAGAACCCTCAA tcCATTTTTTGGAGAGGAGTTTCAATTTGAAGTACCCAGAAAATTTCGGTACCTTGGCATTTATGTATACGATAGAGATAGACACTTAAAGCAGGATAAAATTTTGGGAAAGGTAGCAATAAAGAGGGAAGATTTAGCTACATATCATAATAAAGAACATTGGTTTCCTTTAAAACCAGTCGATGCTGATTCTGAGGTCCAAGGCAAGACACATTTAGAACTTGCTTTGCAACCGCAAGTCGAACACGCTCAGCCTAAACTTACAGTAAG GATAATAGAGTGTAGTGAATTAACCATTAAAAATGGTAGCTGTGATCCCTTTGCAACTGTTACAGTCATCTATAGTAATGGTAAACAAATATCAAAACGcacaaaagttaaaaagaaaactgcATCTCCATATTTTAACGAAACATTTGTATTTGAG CCAGAATTAACCGAGACCAGAGACAAAGATGTCTCTCATTATTCTATTGAAGGAGCTGAAGTTGGAGAAGTAGTTGTTGGTTTGTGGCACGCATCTCCTGGTATGGGAGAACAACCGGTGTTCCTTGGCGAAGTCCGAGTTACATTAAAAGGATTACAAAAACAGCCAACTAGTACAACAACCGCATG GTATTTTTTACAACCTAGAGCAGCAAAACATCGTCCAAGTAAAATTTCGAGTAATTCAACACCACCTGGTACGTTACCAGGTTTGGGATCTTTACGTTTGAAGATTCATTATGTAGCCGATCACGTCTTCCCATCTGAAATGTATGATAGACTTAAGTGTCTATTATTACAAAGTGTCAATGTTCAGCCGATAACGTCATCTGCTGTTTACATACTGGGTGAAATTGTAGCTAGTAAAATGGAAGCTGCGCAACCATTAGTTCGAGTATTGGTGCATCATGGACAGTTGGTGTCTGTAATGCGAGCACTTGCTAGTCATGAAATTTCTAAATTGAC tgATCCAACGACCATTTTTCGCGGTAATACATTAGTGAGCAAAATGATGGACGAAGGCATGAGATTATCAGGTCTTCATTATTTGCATAGTACTCTTAGACCCGCAATGGAACAAGTCTTTCTTGAAAAAAAGCCATGTGAAATAGACCCAACTCGAGTAAAAGATGGCAATACAACAGAGATGAATTTGACCAATTTAAAg gaaTATGTTGAAAGAGTATTTACAGCTATAACCACGTCGGGAGTGCGATGTCCGCCTTTAATGTGCGAAATGTTCTGGTGTTTGAGAGAACTCGCTGCGACTCACTTTCCAAAAAATAAGGAAGTGAGATACTCGGTGATAAGTGGATTTAtctttttacgattttttgCTCCTGCAATATTGGGTCCAAGACTATTTGATATTACTACTGAACaaatt gaTTCACAGACCAATAGaacattaacattaatatcTAAGACGATTCAAAGTCTCGGAAATTTAGTGTCTTGCAGAGGTGGCGCAGGTAGCGTATGCAAAGAAGAATACATGGAATGTGTGTACCG agaatTTTATACGGAAAGACATATACAAGCGGTCAAGCAATTTCTAGAGTTGATATCGACTAGCAGTAATAGTAGCGGTATTACAAAACAACGTCCAACGGTATTGCAAGAACAACCAGTGGTACTCAAAGAAGg aGTAATGATTAAACGAGCACAAGGCAGAAAACGATTTGGTCGTAAGAATTTCAAGCAGAGATATTTTAGACTTACCACGCATGATTTGACATATTCTAAAACTAAAG GTAAAGAGCCTTTGTGTAAGATACCATTGGAAGAAATTTTAGCGGTGGAAAGACTTCACGAAGATTCCTTCAAgatgaaaaatatgtttcaaattATTCAACCACAAAGGGCATTGTATGTTCAAGCTAGTAATTGCGTAGAAGAAAAGGAATGGATTGACATTCTTACAAAAATATGTCAAACGAATAGTAATCGCTTGGAAAAATATCATCCAAGTGCATACATCAATGGCCATTGGCTTTG TTGCCGGGCAGTTGCTGAAATTGCACCAGGATGCAGTCAAGTGTCGCCAGGTATAGAGGCTGGACTGCGAATGGTCTTGGATCCGGATCGCGATTTGCAGAGAATACATTCATTAATCTTTACAAATATGCCACGTCTCGAGACATTGATGAATGCATGTGAATGCCAGGCGGTTTATGGCGCTAGCGATATATGTGTTATTCCGGACGGTGGATCGCCCATAGAAGATGTACCTTCGTGTTTCAAGACTTTAAACACACTTAGAGAAGCTGCATACGCGTTACAGCGTGAACATAGAGCCTACTTTAGAAGACTGGCACGTGACACCAAATACGGCAGCAA ACAAGCTCCCATCGGTGATGACAACTACCTCCACTTAGCTAGTAGAGCAGGATTCGATAATCAGTTAGCAAAGCGAATGTACGAGGATAGTCTAAATCAACGGTCCATAGAGACGGAACATTACGACACGGGATTATCTAGAAAAATTGTCGAGAATCAAAGATACGACGAAACATTCAGAAAGTGTCTTGATTCCGATTCCATTAATCGTAGGTATGAAAATGAAAACAACTTATTGCGGGGATACGAAAACAATAGTGATACTATCAGAAGTATCCAAAATGATCTCAGAAAATTTGATCATAGTTTAAACAACACATTAAGATCTGATAAATCGGAGAGAAACGCTAATGAAAATATGGAAAATCACAAAAGGCTAGATAGCACTAGTCTACTAACGGCAGATAGTATTAATTTGTCAGGTACATTATCGCGAAAATTGGCTAATTATGACAACACCAGAGTGCTGAGTGAATGCACATTGACAAGACGATTACAAGATGATGTCCCTGACATATCTTGTAATTCGATGAGTGAGCGTGGCAATCATTAA
- the LOC105198302 gene encoding GTPase-activating protein isoform X3, translated as MERTLNPFFGEEFQFEVPRKFRYLGIYVYDRDRHLKQDKILGKVAIKREDLATYHNKEHWFPLKPVDADSEVQGKTHLELALQPQVEHAQPKLTVRIIECSELTIKNGSCDPFATVTVIYSNGKQISKRTKVKKKTASPYFNETFVFEPELTETRDKDVSHYSIEGAEVGEVVVGLWHASPGMGEQPVFLGEVRVTLKGLQKQPTSTTTAWYFLQPRAAKHRPSKISSNSTPPGTLPGLGSLRLKIHYVADHVFPSEMYDRLKCLLLQSVNVQPITSSAVYILGEIVASKMEAAQPLVRVLVHHGQLVSVMRALASHEISKLTDPTTIFRGNTLVSKMMDEGMRLSGLHYLHSTLRPAMEQVFLEKKPCEIDPTRVKDGNTTEMNLTNLKEYVERVFTAITTSGVRCPPLMCEMFWCLRELAATHFPKNKEVRYSVISGFIFLRFFAPAILGPRLFDITTEQIDSQTNRTLTLISKTIQSLGNLVSCRGGAGSVCKEEYMECVYREFYTERHIQAVKQFLELISTSSNSSGITKQRPTVLQEQPVVLKEGIYFLFMHTTDCNKRVMIKRAQGRKRFGRKNFKQRYFRLTTHDLTYSKTKGKEPLCKIPLEEILAVERLHEDSFKMKNMFQIIQPQRALYVQASNCVEEKEWIDILTKICQTNSNRLEKYHPSAYINGHWLCCRAVAEIAPGCSQVSPGIEAGLRMVLDPDRDLQRIHSLIFTNMPRLETLMNACECQAVYGASDICVIPDGGSPIEDVPSCFKTLNTLREAAYALQREHRAYFRRLARDTKYGSKQAPIGDDNYLHLASRAGFDNQLAKRMYEDSLNQRSIETEHYDTGLSRKIVENQRYDETFRKCLDSDSINRRYENENNLLRGYENNSDTIRSIQNDLRKFDHSLNNTLRSDKSERNANENMENHKRLDSTSLLTADSINLSGTLSRKLANYDNTRVLSECTLTRRLQDDVPDISCNSMSERGNH; from the exons ATGGAAAGAACCCTCAA tcCATTTTTTGGAGAGGAGTTTCAATTTGAAGTACCCAGAAAATTTCGGTACCTTGGCATTTATGTATACGATAGAGATAGACACTTAAAGCAGGATAAAATTTTGGGAAAGGTAGCAATAAAGAGGGAAGATTTAGCTACATATCATAATAAAGAACATTGGTTTCCTTTAAAACCAGTCGATGCTGATTCTGAGGTCCAAGGCAAGACACATTTAGAACTTGCTTTGCAACCGCAAGTCGAACACGCTCAGCCTAAACTTACAGTAAG GATAATAGAGTGTAGTGAATTAACCATTAAAAATGGTAGCTGTGATCCCTTTGCAACTGTTACAGTCATCTATAGTAATGGTAAACAAATATCAAAACGcacaaaagttaaaaagaaaactgcATCTCCATATTTTAACGAAACATTTGTATTTGAG CCAGAATTAACCGAGACCAGAGACAAAGATGTCTCTCATTATTCTATTGAAGGAGCTGAAGTTGGAGAAGTAGTTGTTGGTTTGTGGCACGCATCTCCTGGTATGGGAGAACAACCGGTGTTCCTTGGCGAAGTCCGAGTTACATTAAAAGGATTACAAAAACAGCCAACTAGTACAACAACCGCATG GTATTTTTTACAACCTAGAGCAGCAAAACATCGTCCAAGTAAAATTTCGAGTAATTCAACACCACCTGGTACGTTACCAGGTTTGGGATCTTTACGTTTGAAGATTCATTATGTAGCCGATCACGTCTTCCCATCTGAAATGTATGATAGACTTAAGTGTCTATTATTACAAAGTGTCAATGTTCAGCCGATAACGTCATCTGCTGTTTACATACTGGGTGAAATTGTAGCTAGTAAAATGGAAGCTGCGCAACCATTAGTTCGAGTATTGGTGCATCATGGACAGTTGGTGTCTGTAATGCGAGCACTTGCTAGTCATGAAATTTCTAAATTGAC tgATCCAACGACCATTTTTCGCGGTAATACATTAGTGAGCAAAATGATGGACGAAGGCATGAGATTATCAGGTCTTCATTATTTGCATAGTACTCTTAGACCCGCAATGGAACAAGTCTTTCTTGAAAAAAAGCCATGTGAAATAGACCCAACTCGAGTAAAAGATGGCAATACAACAGAGATGAATTTGACCAATTTAAAg gaaTATGTTGAAAGAGTATTTACAGCTATAACCACGTCGGGAGTGCGATGTCCGCCTTTAATGTGCGAAATGTTCTGGTGTTTGAGAGAACTCGCTGCGACTCACTTTCCAAAAAATAAGGAAGTGAGATACTCGGTGATAAGTGGATTTAtctttttacgattttttgCTCCTGCAATATTGGGTCCAAGACTATTTGATATTACTACTGAACaaatt gaTTCACAGACCAATAGaacattaacattaatatcTAAGACGATTCAAAGTCTCGGAAATTTAGTGTCTTGCAGAGGTGGCGCAGGTAGCGTATGCAAAGAAGAATACATGGAATGTGTGTACCG agaatTTTATACGGAAAGACATATACAAGCGGTCAAGCAATTTCTAGAGTTGATATCGACTAGCAGTAATAGTAGCGGTATTACAAAACAACGTCCAACGGTATTGCAAGAACAACCAGTGGTACTCAAAGAAGg AATATACTTTCTCTTTATGCATACTACTGATTGTAATAAGAG aGTAATGATTAAACGAGCACAAGGCAGAAAACGATTTGGTCGTAAGAATTTCAAGCAGAGATATTTTAGACTTACCACGCATGATTTGACATATTCTAAAACTAAAG GTAAAGAGCCTTTGTGTAAGATACCATTGGAAGAAATTTTAGCGGTGGAAAGACTTCACGAAGATTCCTTCAAgatgaaaaatatgtttcaaattATTCAACCACAAAGGGCATTGTATGTTCAAGCTAGTAATTGCGTAGAAGAAAAGGAATGGATTGACATTCTTACAAAAATATGTCAAACGAATAGTAATCGCTTGGAAAAATATCATCCAAGTGCATACATCAATGGCCATTGGCTTTG TTGCCGGGCAGTTGCTGAAATTGCACCAGGATGCAGTCAAGTGTCGCCAGGTATAGAGGCTGGACTGCGAATGGTCTTGGATCCGGATCGCGATTTGCAGAGAATACATTCATTAATCTTTACAAATATGCCACGTCTCGAGACATTGATGAATGCATGTGAATGCCAGGCGGTTTATGGCGCTAGCGATATATGTGTTATTCCGGACGGTGGATCGCCCATAGAAGATGTACCTTCGTGTTTCAAGACTTTAAACACACTTAGAGAAGCTGCATACGCGTTACAGCGTGAACATAGAGCCTACTTTAGAAGACTGGCACGTGACACCAAATACGGCAGCAA ACAAGCTCCCATCGGTGATGACAACTACCTCCACTTAGCTAGTAGAGCAGGATTCGATAATCAGTTAGCAAAGCGAATGTACGAGGATAGTCTAAATCAACGGTCCATAGAGACGGAACATTACGACACGGGATTATCTAGAAAAATTGTCGAGAATCAAAGATACGACGAAACATTCAGAAAGTGTCTTGATTCCGATTCCATTAATCGTAGGTATGAAAATGAAAACAACTTATTGCGGGGATACGAAAACAATAGTGATACTATCAGAAGTATCCAAAATGATCTCAGAAAATTTGATCATAGTTTAAACAACACATTAAGATCTGATAAATCGGAGAGAAACGCTAATGAAAATATGGAAAATCACAAAAGGCTAGATAGCACTAGTCTACTAACGGCAGATAGTATTAATTTGTCAGGTACATTATCGCGAAAATTGGCTAATTATGACAACACCAGAGTGCTGAGTGAATGCACATTGACAAGACGATTACAAGATGATGTCCCTGACATATCTTGTAATTCGATGAGTGAGCGTGGCAATCATTAA
- the LOC105198301 gene encoding O-glucosyltransferase rumi homolog: protein MLTLLYVILLTIFAGHLCKEQFCSVDNDSKFCKENEIDRQKSSLYTKEINESYKKYLVAMENAEKSYKKCNNTKHECFKDVILRDLGPFRTKGISEEMIQAARTRGTFYQVIKGKLYREKDCMFPARCAGIEHFLLKVIGNLSDMDLVINTRDYPQSSEYFGNAMPVFSFSKTPQYYDIMYPAWAFWEGGPAISLYPHGLGRWDQHRKSLNKASLEIPWEKKESKGFFRGSRTSSERDNLILLSRSKPHLVDAQYTKNQAWKSNEDTLHATPASEVSLESHCTYKYLFNFRGVAASFRFKHLFLCRSLVFHVGDEWVEFYYYEMKPWIHYIPVPKDAHQKELENLIEFVQNNDDIAKKIAYRGRDFIWNNLRMSDITYFWKQLLKSYGKLVAYKPVLKKDVINIREKQ, encoded by the exons ATGTTGACGTTACTTTACGTTATACTTTTGACAATTTTCGCCGGTCATCTGtgcaaagaacaattttgttctgtAGATAACGATTCAAAATTCTGTAAAGAAAATGAGATTGATCGGCAGAAATCATCGTTATATACAAAAG AAATAAATGAAAGTTATAAGAAATATCTAGTAGCAATGGAAAATGCAGAAAAAAGCTACAAGAAATGCAATAATACAAAGCACGAATGCTTTAAAGATGTCATCTTACGAGACCTAGGACCTTTTAGAACTAAGGGCATAAGCGAAGAAATGATTCAAGCTGCTAGAACTAG GGGTACATTTTACCAAGTAATTAAAGGTAAATTGTACAGAGAGAAAGACTGTATGTTTCCAGCCAGATGTGCTGGAATTgagcattttttattaaaggtaATTGGTAACTTATCAGACATGGATTTAGTGATAAATACCAGAGATTATCCTCAATCTAGCGAATATTTTGGAAATGCTATGCCTGTTTTTTCATTTAGTAAG acaccacaatattatgatattatgtATCCAGCATGGGCATTTTGGGAAGGTGGTCCAGCTATTTCGTTGTATCCTCATGGTCTTGGCAGATGGGATCAACAtcgtaaatctttaaataagGCGAGTTTGGAGATTCCAtgggaaaaaaaggaaagtaaAGGATTTTTTCGTGGGTCTAGAACGAGTTCGGAACGcgataacttaattttattaagtcgTAGTAAACCTCATTTAGTAGATGCTCAATATACTAAGAATCAAGCATGGAAATCTAATGAG gACACTTTGCATGCAACACCAGCGTCAGAGGTGTCTTTAGAGTCgcattgtacatataaatatttattcaattttcgaGGCGTGGCAGCTTCCTTTCGATTCAAACATCTATTTTTATGCCGATCATTGGTCTTTCATGTCGGCGACGAGTGggtagaattttattattatgaaatgaAACCCTGGATTCATTACATACCTGTTCCTAAAGATGCACATCAGAAAGAGTTGGA aaatttaattgaatttgtgCAGAACAATGATGatatagcaaaaaaaattgcttatCGCGGAAGAGACTTTATATGGAATAATTTGCGGATGTCAGACATAACATACTTCTGGAAACAACTTCTTAAAAGTTATGGTAAACTTGTAGCATATAAACCAGTATTAAAGAAAGATGTCATAAACATTAGAGAAAAACAGTAA